From Nitrobacter sp. NHB1, a single genomic window includes:
- a CDS encoding response regulator transcription factor, with amino-acid sequence MRLLIIEDDRESADYLVKAFREVGHVADLASDGEEGLSLADGGDYDVLVIDRMLPKRDGLSVIGSLRDRGNRTPVLILSALGQVDDRIKGLRAGGDDYLPKPYSFAELLARVEVLSRRRGGPAEETVYRVGDLELDRLSHRVARGEEELTLQPREFRLLEYLMKHAGQVVTRTMLLENVWDYHFDPQTNVIDVHISRLRSKIDKGFERPLLHTIRGAGYMIRDGMHSSRI; translated from the coding sequence ATGCGCCTGCTGATCATCGAGGACGATCGCGAGTCCGCGGACTATCTCGTGAAGGCGTTTCGCGAGGTCGGTCATGTCGCGGATCTCGCCAGCGATGGCGAGGAGGGCCTCTCGCTTGCCGACGGCGGGGACTACGACGTGCTGGTGATCGACAGGATGCTGCCGAAACGCGACGGGCTCTCCGTCATCGGCTCCCTGCGCGACAGGGGCAACCGGACTCCGGTGCTCATCCTCTCCGCGCTCGGCCAGGTCGACGATCGCATCAAGGGCTTGCGCGCGGGCGGCGACGACTATCTGCCGAAACCCTATTCATTTGCCGAATTGCTGGCGCGGGTGGAAGTGCTGTCGCGCCGCCGCGGCGGTCCGGCCGAGGAAACCGTCTATCGTGTCGGCGATCTCGAACTCGACCGGCTGTCGCATCGTGTCGCGCGGGGCGAGGAGGAACTGACGCTACAGCCGCGCGAGTTTCGCTTGCTGGAATACCTCATGAAACATGCAGGGCAGGTCGTGACCCGGACCATGCTGCTCGAGAACGTCTGGGACTATCACTTCGATCCACAGACCAACGTCATCGATGTGCATATTTCGCGGCTGCGGTCCAAGATCGACAAGGGCTTCGAGCGGCCCCTGCTGCATACGATCAGGGGCGCCGGATACATGATCCGTGACGGCATGCACTCATCGAGAATCTGA
- the ccmE gene encoding cytochrome c maturation protein CcmE — MTRKQRRLTMIGGSLVVLGIAVALVLNALRDSIVFFSTPVMVSEQHIQPGQRFRLGGLVQDGSLVRGDNLMVKFKVSDGSATLPVTYKGILPDLFREGQGVVAEGALDSSGVFRADTVLAKHDETYMPKEVADALKKQGHWKDDYGAQAKAVEASGKQGVSQ; from the coding sequence ATGACTCGTAAGCAGCGGCGTTTGACGATGATCGGCGGATCGCTCGTGGTGCTCGGAATCGCTGTCGCGCTGGTGCTGAATGCACTGCGCGACTCCATCGTGTTTTTCTCGACGCCGGTGATGGTGTCGGAACAGCACATTCAGCCGGGCCAGCGCTTCCGGCTGGGCGGGCTGGTGCAGGATGGCTCGCTGGTCCGCGGCGACAATCTCATGGTCAAATTCAAAGTGTCCGACGGAAGCGCGACGCTTCCGGTTACCTATAAGGGCATCCTGCCGGACCTGTTCCGCGAAGGGCAGGGCGTGGTTGCCGAGGGTGCGCTCGACAGTTCTGGCGTGTTTCGGGCCGACACCGTGCTGGCCAAGCATGACGAGACCTACATGCCGAAGGAGGTCGCGGATGCCCTTAAAAAGCAAGGCCACTGGAAAGACGACTATGGCGCGCAAGCCAAAGCTGTTGAAGCCTCAGGCAAGCAGGGGGTATCGCAATGA
- a CDS encoding cytochrome c-type biogenesis protein: MHGLMQRLWFAPELVVGRRCAPTRWQGLFRARGRLLPVFGALLCLALAMASPAHAVQPDEIMSNPAQEARARTLSRELRCMVCQNQSIDDSAAPLARDLRLLVRERIAAGDSNQQVLDFLVARYGDFVLLKPPFEKSTLLLWLLTPLLLVGGGLGLLGFSRRRSKAMQAAADAPPRLSEEEEARLAKLVATESSAGEPV; this comes from the coding sequence ATGCATGGACTCATGCAAAGACTGTGGTTCGCGCCGGAGCTTGTCGTCGGGCGGCGCTGTGCGCCGACCCGTTGGCAGGGACTGTTCCGTGCGCGGGGCAGGCTCCTGCCTGTTTTCGGCGCACTCCTTTGCCTCGCGCTCGCGATGGCGTCTCCCGCCCATGCGGTGCAGCCAGACGAGATCATGTCCAACCCCGCGCAGGAAGCGCGCGCACGCACCCTGTCGCGCGAATTGCGCTGCATGGTGTGCCAGAACCAGTCGATCGACGATTCCGCGGCACCGCTGGCGCGCGACCTCCGCCTGCTGGTGCGCGAGCGCATCGCGGCGGGCGACAGCAATCAGCAGGTGCTGGACTTTCTGGTCGCCCGTTACGGCGACTTCGTGCTGCTGAAGCCGCCGTTCGAGAAGAGCACGTTGCTGCTCTGGCTGCTGACTCCGCTGCTTCTGGTGGGCGGCGGACTCGGGCTTTTGGGATTCAGCCGGCGACGCTCGAAAGCGATGCAGGCAGCCGCGGATGCGCCGCCGCGATTGAGCGAGGAAGAAGAGGCGCGGCTCGCGAAGCTGGTGGCGACGGAATCGTCTGCGGGCGAACCGGTCTAG
- a CDS encoding Do family serine endopeptidase, protein MTDRPTDLSPPSPPKPARRSELTARKFALMASAVAGLGLAAYGFSPPTDKADLFTTPAHAQVANDVSKVAQPIGFADIVERVKPSVISVKVRMKDKVIVGDDDSPFQPGSPMERFFRRFGGPDGLPPGMHGRHGHGVVTGQGSGFFISADGYAVTNNHVVDDADKVEVTTDSGKTYSAKVIGTDPRTDIALIKVEGGSNFPFAKLSDDKARIGDWVLAVGNPFGLGGTVTAGIVSAIGRDIGNGPYDDFIQIDAPVNKGNSGGPAFNMKGDVIGVNTAIYSPSGGSVGIAFSIPANTVKSVVAQLKAKGSVSRGWIGVQIQPVTADIADSLGLKKAEGALVAEPQADSPAAKAGIESGDVITAVNGATVKDARELARTIGGLAPGTSIKLNILHKGNNKVVNLTLGTLPNTVGAKADRYGDDHGPSHGDDVPRLGMTVAPAGSVAGAGTAGVVVIDVDPKSAAADRGFKEGDVILEVAGKNVSSSEDVREAIKAAHADHKNSVLMRVRTGGTARFVAVPIAKG, encoded by the coding sequence ATGACCGACAGGCCCACTGATCTCTCGCCGCCTTCTCCGCCCAAGCCCGCCCGCCGTTCCGAGCTTACCGCGCGCAAGTTCGCGCTGATGGCGTCGGCCGTTGCCGGCCTCGGCCTGGCCGCATACGGGTTCAGTCCTCCGACGGACAAAGCCGATCTCTTCACCACTCCGGCTCATGCGCAGGTCGCCAACGACGTCAGCAAGGTCGCCCAGCCGATCGGCTTTGCGGATATCGTCGAGCGCGTGAAGCCGTCGGTGATTTCGGTCAAGGTCCGTATGAAGGACAAGGTGATCGTCGGCGACGACGATTCGCCGTTCCAGCCGGGTTCTCCGATGGAACGGTTCTTCCGCCGCTTTGGCGGACCGGACGGTCTGCCGCCGGGAATGCATGGCCGACATGGCCACGGCGTCGTGACGGGACAGGGCTCCGGCTTCTTCATTTCGGCCGATGGCTATGCCGTAACCAACAACCACGTCGTCGACGACGCGGACAAGGTCGAAGTCACGACCGATAGCGGCAAGACCTACAGCGCCAAGGTGATCGGAACCGATCCGCGCACGGACATTGCCCTGATCAAGGTCGAGGGCGGTTCGAATTTCCCGTTTGCGAAGTTGTCGGACGACAAGGCGCGGATCGGCGACTGGGTGCTCGCGGTCGGCAACCCGTTCGGCCTCGGCGGCACCGTGACCGCCGGCATCGTGTCGGCTATCGGCCGCGACATCGGCAACGGTCCCTATGACGATTTCATCCAGATCGACGCGCCCGTGAACAAGGGCAACTCCGGCGGCCCGGCCTTCAACATGAAGGGCGACGTCATCGGCGTGAACACCGCGATCTATTCGCCTTCCGGCGGCAGCGTCGGTATTGCGTTTTCGATTCCCGCCAACACCGTGAAGAGCGTCGTCGCGCAGCTCAAGGCCAAGGGTTCGGTGAGCCGCGGATGGATCGGCGTCCAGATCCAGCCGGTGACCGCGGACATCGCCGACAGCCTCGGCCTCAAGAAAGCCGAAGGTGCGCTGGTGGCCGAGCCGCAGGCCGACAGCCCGGCGGCCAAGGCCGGCATCGAGTCCGGCGACGTGATCACGGCGGTCAACGGCGCTACCGTCAAGGATGCGCGCGAACTGGCGCGGACCATCGGCGGCCTTGCGCCGGGGACCTCGATCAAGCTGAACATTCTGCACAAGGGGAACAACAAGGTCGTCAACCTGACGCTCGGCACCTTGCCGAACACCGTGGGCGCAAAGGCCGATCGGTACGGCGATGACCACGGGCCGTCGCATGGCGACGACGTTCCCAGGCTCGGCATGACGGTTGCCCCGGCGGGGTCGGTTGCGGGCGCCGGCACAGCGGGTGTCGTCGTCATCGATGTCGATCCGAAGAGCGCCGCCGCAGATCGCGGCTTCAAGGAAGGCGACGTGATCCTCGAGGTTGCGGGAAAGAACGTCTCCAGTTCTGAGGACGTGCGCGAGGCGATCAAAGCGGCGCACGCGGACCACAAGAACAGTGTTTTGATGCGGGTTCGCACCGGCGGTACGGCGCGTTTCGTCGCGGTTCCGATCGCGAAGGGTTAG
- a CDS encoding MFS transporter — MENPVIGADAAEPQGNTRVLFISTVAFSLGFAIWGMFSALAPFLIEWYNFTSTQVLVLAAMEPLFAAAISIPLGIWTDKFGGRTVFTLLLVCLSVALLFGSFAEGYYSFLVLGMMLGLGGATFVVGNAHVSSWYPKSKQGTALGLFALGNIGITVGMMAVTFLITRVLDLSDPDGWRLIFPIFAIPTLLMAAVYMFFTSDAPNTNLKNTSTKEIFAVYRSGVIVWLVPALYWVAFGTLVFFASTMPTYLVDHWHVEPTSASAFYTPLLVVCVAVTRPLGGWLADRYDVLGILSWMFGLMSALAVLLALQISLNLELVAIYGLALLSGAAAAAVIKLIPMYFVHVGAVSGLAKAAGAACGFTMTSVLAAGNFLLGGYTLGFVVWALMNIAAFYVSFSRVGFRNAKLVHGAIAAAPAH; from the coding sequence GTGGAAAATCCGGTTATCGGAGCTGATGCGGCCGAGCCGCAGGGCAACACGAGAGTTTTGTTTATATCGACCGTGGCGTTTTCGCTCGGTTTTGCGATTTGGGGCATGTTTTCGGCGCTCGCCCCCTTTCTGATCGAATGGTACAATTTCACGAGCACCCAGGTGCTTGTTCTGGCTGCGATGGAGCCGCTTTTCGCGGCCGCCATCAGCATCCCGCTCGGCATCTGGACGGACAAGTTCGGCGGCCGGACGGTTTTCACGCTTTTGCTTGTTTGCCTCTCCGTTGCCCTGCTTTTCGGGAGCTTCGCCGAGGGCTATTACTCATTTCTGGTTCTGGGAATGATGCTCGGACTTGGAGGCGCGACCTTCGTGGTCGGCAACGCTCATGTATCGTCCTGGTATCCCAAATCGAAGCAGGGGACGGCCCTTGGCCTCTTTGCTTTAGGCAACATTGGAATCACCGTCGGCATGATGGCGGTTACTTTCCTGATTACCCGCGTGCTGGACCTGAGTGACCCGGACGGGTGGCGCCTGATATTTCCGATCTTCGCCATCCCCACGCTGCTGATGGCGGCGGTCTACATGTTTTTTACATCCGACGCGCCGAACACGAATCTCAAAAACACGTCGACGAAAGAGATCTTCGCCGTATACCGGTCGGGCGTCATCGTATGGCTGGTGCCTGCACTTTACTGGGTAGCTTTCGGCACGCTGGTTTTCTTCGCGTCGACGATGCCGACTTATCTGGTCGACCACTGGCATGTGGAGCCCACCAGCGCATCCGCGTTTTACACCCCGCTGCTGGTCGTCTGCGTCGCCGTCACCCGGCCGCTGGGCGGCTGGCTCGCTGATCGTTATGATGTTCTGGGCATTCTGAGCTGGATGTTCGGGTTGATGTCCGCGCTGGCAGTGCTCCTGGCCTTGCAGATTTCACTGAACCTCGAACTGGTCGCCATTTATGGGCTTGCGTTGCTGTCCGGCGCCGCCGCGGCGGCGGTCATCAAACTGATCCCGATGTACTTCGTGCACGTCGGCGCGGTCAGCGGACTGGCCAAGGCCGCCGGCGCGGCCTGCGGCTTCACCATGACATCCGTGCTGGCCGCCGGCAACTTTCTGCTCGGTGGCTACACCCTGGGCTTTGTCGTCTGGGCGCTCATGAACATCGCTGCGTTCTACGTCTCGTTTTCGCGAGTCGGCTTCAGGAATGCCAAACTGGTCCATGGAGCGATTGCGGCTGCTCCCGCACATTGA
- the ccmI gene encoding c-type cytochrome biogenesis protein CcmI, whose amino-acid sequence MTLWFVFALMTAGAAFAVLWPLGRSARPRSPGGSETTVYQDQLAEVGRDADAGLIGAPEAAAARVEIGRRLLEAADAESHQPQASKLWLRRAVAVFALVGIPVLALGVYLPLGSPRLPDFPLADRVQSADASQPLENLVEQVESHLEKNPTDGRGWTVLAPVLAKLGRFDDAARAYRNVITYEGETSDRRADLGAAIAGAANGIVTADAKKEFERAVALNPQEAKARFFLGMAAEQDGRTADASKIWQALLADAPADAQWRGTVQQALGQVRGGAPGPTQGAVAAASGMNEADRSAMIHKMVGRLATRLKQNGNDVEGWLRLARAYKVLNEPEKSRTVRDDARRALGQNEAGLRQLNEGLKALGIDG is encoded by the coding sequence ATGACGCTGTGGTTTGTGTTTGCGCTGATGACCGCTGGAGCGGCCTTTGCTGTGCTGTGGCCGCTCGGTCGCTCGGCCAGGCCGCGGAGCCCGGGAGGCAGCGAGACCACCGTCTACCAGGATCAACTCGCCGAGGTCGGGCGTGATGCCGATGCGGGCCTGATCGGCGCGCCGGAGGCAGCCGCGGCGCGGGTCGAGATCGGGCGGCGTCTTCTGGAGGCGGCCGATGCGGAAAGCCATCAGCCGCAAGCGTCTAAACTCTGGCTGCGACGCGCGGTGGCGGTCTTCGCGCTGGTCGGGATTCCCGTTTTGGCGCTCGGCGTCTACTTGCCGCTCGGATCGCCGCGACTGCCTGATTTCCCGCTCGCGGATCGCGTTCAATCAGCCGACGCATCGCAGCCGCTCGAAAACCTCGTGGAGCAGGTCGAATCGCACCTGGAAAAAAATCCCACCGATGGCCGCGGCTGGACCGTGCTGGCGCCGGTGCTGGCAAAACTCGGCCGCTTCGACGACGCAGCGCGCGCCTATCGCAACGTGATCACCTACGAGGGTGAAACCAGCGATCGCCGCGCCGATCTCGGTGCGGCGATCGCCGGGGCCGCCAATGGCATTGTCACCGCCGACGCGAAAAAGGAGTTCGAGCGGGCGGTCGCCCTGAATCCCCAGGAGGCGAAGGCGCGCTTTTTCCTCGGAATGGCCGCGGAGCAGGACGGCCGTACCGCCGACGCATCAAAGATCTGGCAGGCCCTGCTGGCCGATGCGCCTGCGGACGCGCAGTGGCGTGGCACCGTGCAGCAGGCGCTGGGGCAGGTCCGGGGCGGCGCGCCGGGTCCGACGCAGGGCGCGGTGGCCGCGGCGAGCGGCATGAATGAAGCGGATCGATCCGCGATGATCCACAAAATGGTCGGCAGGCTTGCGACGCGCCTGAAGCAGAACGGCAACGATGTCGAGGGATGGCTGCGTCTGGCCCGCGCCTATAAGGTGCTCAACGAGCCGGAGAAGTCGCGCACCGTGCGCGACGACGCCCGTCGCGCGCTCGGACAGAATGAAGCGGGTTTGCGCCAGCTCAACGAAGGGCTCAAGGCGCTTGGGATAGATGGATGA
- a CDS encoding RT0821/Lpp0805 family surface protein, with the protein MSKTNRLLVVAVALALGGCDMTSSGGSDGPGLLTDPARGYAATATATALGGLIGPKLGSALDDGDRRLAYRAQIDALEHGAPGAPIAWRNPDTGRHGNIVAGPEYELKGETCRGYSHTVTIGSQLETVRKTACRNADGRWAAVG; encoded by the coding sequence ATGAGCAAAACGAATAGGCTGTTGGTTGTTGCGGTGGCGCTCGCTCTCGGCGGCTGCGACATGACGAGTTCCGGCGGCTCCGACGGTCCGGGGCTGCTGACCGATCCCGCGCGCGGGTATGCGGCGACGGCGACGGCGACCGCGCTCGGCGGACTGATCGGACCGAAACTCGGTTCGGCACTTGATGACGGCGACCGGCGGCTGGCCTATCGGGCCCAGATCGATGCCCTGGAACACGGCGCGCCCGGCGCGCCGATTGCCTGGCGCAATCCGGATACCGGCCGCCATGGCAATATCGTCGCCGGTCCGGAGTATGAGCTGAAGGGCGAGACCTGCCGCGGCTACTCCCACACCGTCACGATCGGCAGCCAGCTCGAAACCGTGCGCAAAACCGCCTGCCGGAACGCCGATGGGCGCTGGGCTGCGGTGGGCTGA
- a CDS encoding heme lyase CcmF/NrfE family subunit, with product MIAEAGHYALVLALGLALIQSTVPIIGARLHDGALMNVARSTALAQLLFVAVSFLALVTLHVTSDFSVVNVFENSHSLKPMLYKITGVWGNHEGSMLLWVTILALFGGLVAAFGNNLPLSLRAHVLAVQGWIQTAFYLFILLTSNPFMRLVNPPLEGRDLNPVLQDIGLAVHPPMLYLGYVGFSISFSFAIAALIEGRIDAAWARWVRPWTLMAWIFLTLGIAMGSYWAYYELGWGGWWFWDPVENASLMPWLAGTALLHSSVVMEKRNALRVWTILLAILTFSLSLLGTFLVRSGVLTSVHAFATDPTRGVFILLILCTFIGGSLSLYIWRASSLKQGGLFAPISREGALVLNNLFLTTACATVFIGTLYPLALEVITGSRISVGAPFFNLTFAPLFVPLLIAVPFGPMLAWKRGDLAGASQRLMAAGIGGVIAVAVLWAWTRGGSTFAPLAIGLAVYVILGALSDLAERINLFRASLPVSFRRAKGLPRSTWGSVFAHAGLGVALIGIVCETTWNTEYIASMKKNDVAQVGGYSLTFEGTVQRQRSNFREQVARFAVSKDGQPIAVMTPSKRNFTTRAASTTEAALLTRGASQLYISLGDTAADGSVAVRIYHKPMVLLIWFGPVLMAFGGALSLSDRRLRVGAPKPAKVSRILQPAE from the coding sequence ATGATCGCTGAAGCCGGACATTATGCGCTGGTGCTGGCGCTTGGCCTTGCGCTGATCCAGTCCACGGTGCCGATCATCGGCGCGAGACTGCACGACGGCGCACTGATGAACGTCGCGCGCTCGACCGCGCTTGCGCAACTGCTGTTCGTCGCCGTTTCGTTCCTCGCGCTGGTGACGCTGCACGTCACTTCCGACTTCTCGGTCGTCAACGTGTTCGAGAATTCCCATTCGCTGAAGCCGATGCTCTACAAGATCACCGGCGTCTGGGGCAATCACGAAGGCTCCATGCTGTTGTGGGTGACGATCCTCGCGCTGTTCGGCGGGCTGGTCGCCGCGTTCGGCAATAATCTTCCGCTGTCGCTGCGCGCCCATGTGCTGGCGGTTCAGGGCTGGATCCAGACCGCGTTCTATCTGTTCATCCTGCTGACCTCGAATCCGTTCATGCGGCTCGTCAATCCGCCGCTGGAAGGCCGCGATCTCAATCCGGTGCTACAGGATATCGGCCTCGCGGTGCATCCGCCGATGCTCTATCTCGGCTATGTCGGATTCTCGATCTCGTTCTCTTTCGCCATCGCCGCTCTGATCGAAGGGCGCATCGATGCCGCCTGGGCGCGCTGGGTGCGGCCATGGACGCTGATGGCGTGGATCTTCCTGACGCTTGGAATCGCGATGGGGTCGTACTGGGCCTACTACGAACTCGGCTGGGGCGGCTGGTGGTTCTGGGATCCGGTCGAGAACGCATCGCTGATGCCGTGGCTGGCCGGAACGGCGCTGCTGCATTCCTCGGTGGTGATGGAAAAGCGTAACGCGCTCCGGGTATGGACCATCCTGCTTGCGATCCTGACCTTCTCGCTGTCGCTGCTCGGCACCTTCCTGGTGCGCTCCGGCGTGCTGACATCGGTCCATGCCTTCGCCACCGATCCGACGCGCGGCGTCTTCATTCTGTTAATCCTGTGCACCTTCATCGGCGGCAGCCTGTCCTTGTATATCTGGCGGGCCTCCTCCTTGAAGCAGGGCGGGTTGTTCGCGCCGATCTCGCGCGAGGGCGCGCTCGTGCTCAACAACCTGTTCCTGACCACGGCCTGCGCTACCGTCTTCATCGGCACGCTGTATCCGCTGGCGCTCGAGGTCATCACCGGCAGCAGGATTTCGGTCGGCGCGCCGTTCTTCAACCTGACATTCGCTCCCTTGTTCGTCCCGTTGCTGATCGCGGTGCCGTTCGGCCCGATGTTGGCGTGGAAGCGCGGTGATCTGGCCGGCGCCTCGCAACGGTTGATGGCCGCCGGGATCGGCGGCGTGATCGCGGTGGCCGTGCTGTGGGCATGGACGCGCGGCGGCAGCACCTTCGCGCCACTGGCGATCGGACTCGCCGTGTACGTGATTCTGGGTGCGCTGAGCGATCTCGCCGAGCGCATCAACCTGTTTCGTGCGTCGCTTCCGGTGTCGTTCCGCCGCGCGAAGGGACTGCCGCGCTCGACCTGGGGCAGCGTCTTCGCCCACGCCGGTCTCGGCGTGGCCCTGATCGGCATCGTCTGCGAGACCACCTGGAACACCGAATACATCGCCTCCATGAAGAAGAACGACGTGGCGCAGGTCGGCGGCTACAGTCTGACCTTCGAGGGCACGGTGCAGCGGCAGCGATCCAACTTCCGGGAACAGGTTGCACGCTTCGCCGTGAGCAAGGACGGGCAACCGATCGCGGTGATGACGCCATCGAAGCGCAACTTCACCACGCGCGCGGCGTCCACTACGGAAGCCGCGCTGCTGACGCGGGGCGCGAGCCAGCTCTACATCTCGCTCGGCGATACCGCCGCCGATGGCTCGGTCGCGGTGCGCATCTACCACAAACCGATGGTGCTGTTGATCTGGTTCGGGCCGGTTCTGATGGCCTTTGGCGGCGCGCTGTCGCTGTCCGACCGCCGTCTGCGGGTTGGCGCGCCGAAACCGGCGAAGGTCAGCCGCATACTCCAGCCGGCGGAGTGA
- a CDS encoding sensor histidine kinase translates to MTALGKLFRTTAFRLTLVYLLLFALFAASLLGYFAWNTRRLITDQIAATVSEEIGLLTGVFNRRGLRGLVRAIENRALRPGSNLYLVTTPAGLAVAGNIGSLQPGVMETTDWTETVYRRLDEQDQAHHHALVRVTELSNGFRLLIGRDLEERHRIVGVVASAAQWSLLIVVVLGLGGGIFVARRVLHRIDAMTGTTQRIMAGDLSGRLPVGRSGDELDRLAGNLNAMLERIEALMNGLKEVSDNIAHDLKTPLTRLRNRAEQALAKSGNESDYRAALEQTIEESDGLIRTFNALLMIARAESGQARDNMADFDAADVAQSIHEFYEPLAEDNGLTLRVQTEPAPLHGNRELISQALANLVENAIKYGQPQQPAAQPLGADAAAADGAILIEAGRDGDRIVLAVTDHGCGIPEADRKHAVERFVRLETSRTLAGSGLGLSLASAVATLHGGGLTLDDARPGLRATLSIPARSGEGLAAPTPDVQQIGA, encoded by the coding sequence GTGACGGCGCTCGGTAAGCTGTTCCGCACTACGGCGTTTCGGCTGACGCTGGTCTATCTGTTGCTGTTCGCGCTGTTTGCGGCCTCTCTCCTTGGATATTTCGCCTGGAATACCCGCCGCCTGATCACCGACCAGATCGCGGCGACAGTGAGCGAGGAAATCGGCCTGCTCACGGGGGTCTTCAACCGCCGCGGCTTGCGCGGCCTGGTCCGCGCCATCGAAAATCGCGCGCTGCGGCCCGGCTCCAATCTTTATCTGGTGACGACGCCGGCCGGATTGGCCGTCGCGGGCAATATCGGTTCGCTTCAGCCCGGTGTGATGGAGACCACCGACTGGACCGAGACCGTCTACCGCCGGCTCGACGAGCAGGACCAGGCCCATCACCACGCGCTGGTGCGCGTGACCGAGCTGTCGAACGGTTTCCGGTTGCTGATCGGCCGCGATTTGGAAGAACGTCATCGTATTGTCGGCGTGGTCGCTTCCGCCGCGCAGTGGTCGCTGCTGATCGTCGTGGTCCTTGGTCTTGGCGGCGGCATCTTCGTGGCGCGGCGCGTGCTGCACCGGATCGACGCGATGACCGGGACCACGCAGCGCATCATGGCGGGCGACCTGAGCGGCCGGCTTCCGGTCGGACGCAGCGGCGACGAACTCGACCGGCTGGCCGGAAATCTCAATGCGATGCTCGAGCGCATCGAAGCGCTGATGAACGGGCTGAAGGAAGTCTCCGACAACATCGCTCACGATCTGAAGACGCCGCTGACGCGGCTGCGTAATCGCGCCGAGCAAGCGCTCGCCAAGTCCGGCAATGAAAGCGACTATCGCGCCGCATTGGAACAGACCATCGAGGAGTCCGACGGCCTGATCCGCACTTTCAACGCGCTTTTAATGATCGCGCGGGCGGAATCAGGACAGGCGCGCGACAACATGGCGGATTTCGACGCCGCGGACGTCGCGCAAAGCATTCACGAATTCTACGAGCCGCTGGCCGAAGATAACGGGCTGACGCTCCGGGTTCAGACCGAGCCGGCGCCGCTGCACGGCAATCGCGAACTGATAAGTCAGGCGCTCGCCAACCTCGTCGAAAACGCCATCAAGTACGGCCAGCCGCAGCAGCCGGCCGCGCAGCCGCTCGGTGCGGATGCAGCCGCTGCCGACGGCGCGATCCTGATCGAAGCCGGCCGCGATGGCGACCGCATCGTTCTCGCCGTAACCGATCATGGCTGCGGGATACCCGAAGCCGACCGCAAGCATGCCGTCGAGCGGTTCGTGCGGCTCGAGACCAGCCGCACCCTGGCGGGATCCGGGCTTGGCCTGAGCCTCGCGTCGGCGGTGGCCACGCTGCACGGCGGCGGCCTTACGCTCGACGATGCGCGTCCGGGCTTGCGTGCGACGCTGTCGATACCCGCGCGAAGCGGCGAGGGGCTTGCGGCGCCGACGCCGGACGTGCAACAGATTGGTGCATGA